In one window of Spartinivicinus marinus DNA:
- a CDS encoding sensor histidine kinase: MKKLSVQQKIKFVLVLLIFLPICILAWLSFQLQKNERVVQAHQIQNLIDSKLKAVERELTAYFEQLEIQLRSDYQTLTNIQQPKLTHQVRNYLYDSPLVQNIFILVDSDNITFPPDSLASRKEQSFINQTKPIWSNPELFQNLVSQDEMKKIQAASESDAKLEAFVSPASQKKAVASFAPDVVSSGWVSWYSGSHSRLLYWVKDSTSRVIGFDLNRMRMLSDLINRLPDATYEDNGLHESAIRLLNDKSNTLYQWGNYSIEEGEQALRTRYLSPPLANWKIAYFTDKSTIAKLSWVGNLAGLLAFTIALIGLGTYFYREQQREMVQAQQRVSFVNQVSHELKTPLTNIRMYAELLTDQLFDEDQQHNKYLKVITGESLRLSRLIENVLNFSRAQRNAIKINKAPGIIDECVKNTIVAFEASLHNKGMLFEVKYGADQTVYFDKGIVEQILNNLFSNAEKYAHDGKIITVITHLENNQCKITVQDYGTGIPASARNKIFEPFYRVSSKLTDGISGTGIGLSIAKQLAKLHGGELTLVTSEVGACFVLNIDISPA; encoded by the coding sequence ATGAAAAAACTGAGCGTACAACAGAAAATAAAATTTGTATTGGTACTACTTATATTCCTTCCTATTTGTATTCTTGCTTGGCTAAGTTTTCAGTTACAAAAAAATGAACGGGTTGTCCAGGCTCACCAAATACAAAACCTAATAGACTCAAAACTTAAAGCTGTTGAAAGGGAGTTGACAGCATACTTTGAACAGTTGGAAATTCAACTAAGATCAGACTATCAAACACTAACTAATATTCAGCAGCCTAAGCTCACTCATCAAGTAAGAAACTATTTATACGACTCGCCTTTAGTTCAAAATATTTTTATATTAGTAGATTCAGATAATATAACTTTTCCTCCTGATAGCCTGGCCTCTCGTAAAGAACAAAGCTTTATTAATCAGACAAAACCAATCTGGAGTAACCCTGAACTATTTCAAAACTTAGTAAGTCAGGATGAAATGAAAAAAATACAAGCTGCCAGCGAAAGTGATGCGAAGTTAGAAGCATTTGTCAGCCCTGCCAGTCAGAAGAAAGCAGTAGCCAGTTTTGCACCTGATGTAGTATCCAGTGGTTGGGTTAGTTGGTATTCTGGCAGCCATAGTCGTTTATTATATTGGGTAAAAGACTCAACTAGCCGTGTGATTGGTTTTGACCTGAACCGTATGCGTATGTTATCTGACTTGATCAACCGATTACCAGATGCTACTTACGAGGATAATGGTCTACATGAATCTGCTATTAGGCTATTAAATGATAAGTCAAATACTTTGTATCAGTGGGGCAATTACAGTATTGAAGAAGGTGAGCAAGCACTAAGAACCCGTTATTTATCGCCGCCACTGGCTAATTGGAAAATAGCTTATTTTACTGACAAGTCCACAATAGCTAAATTAAGTTGGGTTGGTAACTTAGCTGGTTTATTGGCTTTTACAATTGCTTTGATAGGGCTAGGTACATACTTTTATCGTGAGCAGCAGCGAGAAATGGTTCAAGCCCAACAGCGAGTGAGCTTTGTTAATCAGGTCTCTCATGAATTAAAAACACCCCTGACTAATATACGGATGTATGCAGAATTACTAACAGATCAGCTTTTTGATGAAGATCAACAACACAATAAATATTTAAAAGTAATTACAGGGGAAAGTTTACGGCTTTCTCGTTTAATTGAAAATGTACTAAATTTTTCACGGGCTCAACGTAATGCAATTAAAATAAATAAAGCGCCAGGAATTATTGATGAGTGTGTTAAGAATACCATCGTTGCATTTGAAGCTTCTTTGCATAATAAAGGAATGCTATTTGAAGTGAAGTATGGAGCAGATCAAACAGTCTACTTTGATAAGGGAATAGTAGAGCAAATACTAAATAATCTATTTAGTAATGCAGAAAAATATGCTCATGATGGAAAAATAATCACTGTAATAACCCATTTAGAAAATAATCAGTGTAAGATTACTGTACAAGACTATGGCACAGGAATTCCTGCTTCTGCTCGTAATAAAATTTTTGAACCATTTTATAGGGTAAGCTCTAAATTAACTGATGGTATTAGTGGTACAGGTATAGGGTTGAGTATTGCTAAACAACTAGCCAAGTTACATGGTGGAGAGTTAACACTTGTGACTTCAGAAGTTGGCGCTTGCTTTGTTTTAAATATTGATATATCCCCTGCCTGA
- a CDS encoding methyl-accepting chemotaxis protein — MNFFIEAENDRIDFTEKELIGKEYLINIYPLKMHLAKHRGLTNAYFSGSTNLRPQIQATRSDIANAFDTLIQLDAKHSSIISISQKLSTLKGEWESLKLTAFNLEAALAFSEHSRLIKQIQSLMLYVSTQSKLLLDPSIDNNYLLNIAVNSLPVLIDELGQLRGMATGIITTNELALDQKIRLKVLIASIKFRINKSIAMFAMVYKNTNDDLLKKNLNNPEKEFVFSVNDFLQKIDEDILNSETIKARRVVTGDEIFAKGSSVIAVAKQLLEEINSNISRLLSLRLEGLKAERVEKLFIVFALMTVALVFAWWLNRVINQGLNLVLTIFDDIREGNYGERDTESLQSKDEVGIVITRLVDLQKQLKENIDNLYQQMNETARVKQALDCVNSSVMIADNDFEIVYLNNSLEMLMKNLEVDLKKDINGFDANKILGTCIDTFHKNPAHQRKLMKELKTTFENEFVVSGRTIRIYANPIFNEAGERLGTIAEMRDRTQEVAIEQEIDSVVMAAVNGDLTKRIDETDKQGFFKALSVGLNKLVSIAEQVVNDTARVLDALANGNLTEKIDHEYQGAFAKLKSDANSTVERLTEIIGEIMVASEAVASGAQQIAQGSEDLSTRTEEQASSLGETAASMEEMISTVKSNTENACEANQMSIVAKNKAQSGGDVVNQAVLAMEDINTASKKIEDIVGVIDEIAFQTNLLALNSAVEAARAGEYGRGFAVVAGEVRNLAQRSATSAQEIKNLIRDSVLKVNDGTELVKKSGDTLTEIIEAIDKVSKMVDQITCSAQEQESGINEVNSAIAQMDDMTQQNAALVEQSSAASMSMKDHAEKMNKLMEFFNLDLNVSMVEHSYIGHTHSTGIENMKVNKYKAAVKRHASPKMHHTSYQSDDGEWDEF; from the coding sequence TTGAATTTTTTTATAGAGGCTGAGAATGACAGAATTGATTTTACTGAAAAAGAGCTCATTGGTAAAGAGTACTTAATTAATATTTATCCTCTAAAAATGCATTTGGCTAAACATCGTGGTTTAACAAATGCATATTTTAGTGGTAGTACAAATTTAAGGCCACAAATACAAGCTACACGAAGTGATATAGCTAACGCTTTTGATACTTTGATTCAACTTGATGCTAAGCATAGTTCGATAATATCAATTAGTCAGAAGTTATCGACCTTAAAAGGTGAATGGGAAAGTTTAAAACTCACTGCTTTCAATCTGGAAGCAGCTTTGGCATTTAGTGAACATAGCCGGTTGATAAAGCAAATCCAAAGCCTAATGCTCTATGTAAGCACTCAATCAAAGCTATTACTAGACCCTTCAATTGATAATAATTACTTGCTTAATATTGCCGTGAACAGTTTGCCTGTGTTAATTGATGAGCTGGGTCAGCTTAGGGGAATGGCAACAGGTATAATTACCACTAATGAATTGGCTCTAGATCAAAAGATTAGATTGAAAGTACTTATTGCTAGCATTAAATTTAGAATTAATAAAAGTATAGCGATGTTTGCAATGGTATACAAAAATACTAACGATGATCTTCTTAAGAAAAATTTAAATAACCCTGAAAAAGAATTTGTTTTTTCAGTAAATGATTTTTTGCAAAAAATTGATGAAGATATATTAAATTCAGAAACCATTAAGGCTCGGAGAGTTGTGACTGGTGATGAAATTTTTGCTAAAGGCTCATCAGTAATTGCAGTAGCGAAGCAACTACTTGAAGAGATAAACTCAAATATTTCTAGATTACTCTCGTTAAGGCTAGAAGGACTTAAAGCAGAAAGAGTAGAAAAACTATTTATTGTTTTTGCATTAATGACTGTAGCATTAGTGTTTGCATGGTGGTTGAATAGAGTTATTAATCAAGGGCTTAACCTGGTGCTGACTATTTTTGATGATATTAGGGAAGGTAATTATGGTGAGAGAGATACAGAGTCCTTACAGTCTAAAGATGAGGTGGGTATTGTTATTACAAGATTAGTTGATTTACAGAAACAGTTGAAAGAAAATATTGATAATTTATATCAGCAAATGAATGAAACAGCTCGAGTAAAACAGGCTTTAGATTGTGTCAACTCTAGTGTGATGATTGCAGATAATGATTTTGAAATAGTTTATCTAAATAATTCACTAGAAATGTTGATGAAAAATTTAGAGGTAGACCTTAAAAAAGATATAAATGGTTTTGATGCTAATAAAATATTAGGTACTTGTATCGATACATTTCATAAAAATCCGGCTCATCAACGTAAATTAATGAAAGAGTTAAAAACTACTTTTGAAAATGAATTTGTCGTGAGTGGGCGTACCATTCGCATCTATGCTAACCCTATATTTAATGAAGCTGGTGAGCGGTTAGGAACTATAGCGGAGATGAGAGATCGCACTCAGGAGGTAGCCATTGAGCAAGAAATAGATAGTGTTGTTATGGCTGCTGTTAATGGGGACTTGACTAAGCGTATTGATGAAACAGATAAACAAGGTTTTTTTAAAGCTTTGAGTGTGGGGCTCAATAAACTAGTTAGTATTGCAGAACAAGTGGTTAATGACACCGCTAGAGTATTAGATGCCTTGGCTAATGGTAATTTAACTGAGAAAATTGATCATGAATACCAAGGAGCATTTGCCAAATTAAAAAGCGATGCTAATTCTACTGTTGAACGTCTTACTGAAATAATTGGTGAGATTATGGTTGCTAGTGAAGCAGTCGCTTCAGGTGCCCAACAAATAGCACAAGGTAGCGAGGATTTAAGTACACGTACAGAAGAGCAGGCTTCTTCTTTAGGGGAAACTGCCGCTAGTATGGAGGAAATGATCAGCACTGTAAAAAGTAATACTGAAAATGCTTGTGAAGCCAACCAAATGTCTATAGTAGCTAAAAATAAAGCTCAAAGTGGTGGTGATGTGGTTAACCAAGCTGTGCTTGCGATGGAAGATATTAATACCGCTAGCAAAAAAATTGAAGATATTGTTGGGGTAATTGATGAAATTGCTTTTCAAACTAATCTGTTGGCACTTAATAGTGCAGTTGAAGCAGCTAGAGCAGGTGAATACGGCAGAGGCTTTGCAGTGGTAGCTGGAGAAGTACGTAACCTGGCTCAGCGTTCTGCTACATCTGCACAGGAAATCAAAAACCTTATTCGTGATAGTGTGCTTAAGGTTAACGATGGTACAGAGTTGGTGAAGAAGTCTGGTGATACTTTAACTGAGATAATTGAGGCGATTGATAAAGTCAGTAAAATGGTTGATCAAATTACTTGCAGTGCTCAGGAGCAAGAGTCAGGCATTAATGAAGTTAACTCTGCTATAGCACAAATGGATGACATGACTCAGCAAAATGCTGCTCTGGTAGAACAATCTTCTGCGGCGAGTATGAGCATGAAAGATCATGCGGAAAAAATGAATAAGTTAATGGAGTTCTTCAATTTAGATCTGAATGTGTCTATGGTGGAGCATAGTTATATAGGCCATACCCACTCCACAGGCATAGAAAATATGAAAGTAAATAAGTATAAAGCTGCTGTTAAGCGACATGCTTCACCTAAAATGCATCACACAAGCTATCAAAGTGATGATGGTGAATGGGATGAATTTTAA
- a CDS encoding HNH endonuclease: MKILRLNKSGLPISWLSKNEAATLYVKQQVLWSLGEKSFNLKGGVNENGLRSELTLATIIACDGNYKKKSFTPALSNSLLFRRDEFHCMYCGEIFSDRELTRDHIKPRVQGGADVWTNVVAACQRCNGYKGGRTPEQAGMQLLAIPFEPNIFEFMYLANRNILGDQMGYLSARFTGQRSWAAA; the protein is encoded by the coding sequence ATGAAGATATTACGCTTAAATAAATCAGGGTTGCCAATCTCCTGGTTATCAAAAAATGAAGCTGCAACTTTATATGTAAAGCAGCAGGTGTTGTGGTCATTAGGTGAAAAAAGTTTCAACCTGAAAGGGGGAGTTAACGAAAATGGACTTCGTTCAGAGTTAACCTTGGCAACAATAATTGCATGTGATGGTAATTATAAAAAGAAAAGCTTTACACCGGCGTTAAGCAATTCACTTTTATTTAGGCGTGATGAATTTCATTGTATGTACTGTGGAGAAATATTTTCAGATCGTGAGTTAACTCGTGATCATATTAAACCTCGAGTGCAAGGTGGGGCTGATGTATGGACAAATGTGGTAGCTGCTTGCCAACGTTGCAATGGATATAAAGGAGGTCGCACACCAGAGCAAGCAGGTATGCAATTATTGGCAATTCCATTTGAACCAAATATATTTGAGTTTATGTATTTGGCAAACCGGAATATCTTGGGTGATCAAATGGGCTATTTAAGTGCTAGATTTACTGGCCAACGAAGCTGGGCTGCTGCATGA
- a CDS encoding CobW family GTP-binding protein produces the protein MSSKLKNIPTNIITGFLGVGKTTAILHLLQQKPADERWAILVNEFGEIGIDGSLFQGTNTEQQGIFIREVPGGCMCCAAGLPMQIALNMLLAHAKPHRLLIEPTGLGHPKEVIEVLSSEHYREILDLQNTITIVDARKVSDSRYTEHTTFNQQLNIADIIVANKSDQYQTNDFAELTSYLENQHWINNKTIYQVSMGKVQLKWLQGKAREFTGKTHHHQHTKPAQQLPMPDDKQFPPCGYLTMKNQGEGFHSQGWLFKPEFIFNQDKLYSLLLGIKVERLKGVFITHTGIIGYNKVDGVLTEVMLDEAMDSRIEIITSDTYALQNIEQDLLSVICG, from the coding sequence ATGTCATCAAAATTAAAAAACATTCCAACAAACATAATCACTGGTTTTCTTGGTGTAGGCAAAACCACTGCCATACTACACTTGTTACAACAAAAACCTGCCGATGAACGTTGGGCCATTTTAGTTAACGAATTTGGTGAAATAGGCATTGATGGCAGCCTTTTTCAAGGCACTAATACTGAGCAACAGGGTATATTTATTCGTGAAGTGCCTGGTGGTTGCATGTGTTGTGCTGCTGGTTTACCAATGCAAATTGCCTTGAATATGCTATTGGCACATGCCAAGCCTCACCGTTTATTGATAGAGCCTACAGGCCTTGGACACCCCAAAGAAGTAATAGAAGTGCTTAGCTCTGAACATTACCGTGAAATTTTAGATCTTCAAAACACCATCACCATAGTAGATGCCCGGAAAGTATCTGACAGCCGATACACAGAACACACTACATTTAACCAGCAGCTAAATATAGCTGATATCATAGTTGCCAATAAATCTGATCAGTATCAAACCAATGACTTTGCAGAATTAACAAGTTATTTAGAAAATCAACATTGGATTAATAATAAAACCATCTACCAAGTAAGTATGGGCAAAGTTCAGCTTAAATGGCTACAAGGTAAAGCCCGAGAGTTTACTGGCAAGACTCATCATCACCAGCACACTAAACCAGCCCAGCAACTACCCATGCCTGATGATAAGCAATTTCCCCCATGTGGTTATTTGACCATGAAAAATCAAGGGGAAGGTTTTCATAGTCAAGGCTGGCTATTCAAGCCAGAGTTTATTTTTAATCAGGATAAGCTTTATTCACTCTTACTAGGTATAAAAGTTGAGCGCTTAAAAGGAGTATTTATCACTCACACAGGCATTATTGGTTACAATAAAGTAGATGGTGTCTTAACTGAGGTGATGCTGGATGAAGCGATGGATAGTCGTATTGAAATTATCACCAGTGATACCTATGCCCTGCAAAATATTGAACAAGATCTTTTAAGTGTAATTTGTGGCTAA
- a CDS encoding MerC domain-containing protein — protein sequence MEKVINVQSIIDKTAVSLSIACIAHCLLLPIAMVALPVLTTVSLEDELFHQLLLIGVLPISIIALTMGCRKHKSWRVVFLGAIGLVILSLTAFFGHDVLGESGEKLATLVGASIIAVGHIRNHRLCNKTVCHQN from the coding sequence ATGGAGAAAGTGATAAACGTACAATCCATCATTGATAAAACAGCGGTGAGCCTTTCAATAGCCTGTATAGCGCATTGCCTGTTACTTCCCATAGCCATGGTGGCTTTACCAGTCTTGACTACTGTTTCACTGGAAGACGAATTATTTCACCAGCTGTTACTTATAGGTGTTTTACCAATCAGCATTATTGCGCTAACTATGGGGTGCCGAAAACACAAAAGCTGGCGCGTTGTTTTTTTAGGAGCCATCGGTTTGGTTATACTTTCTTTAACAGCATTTTTTGGCCATGATGTGTTAGGCGAAAGTGGAGAAAAGCTGGCAACATTAGTAGGAGCTTCAATCATCGCAGTTGGTCATATTCGTAATCATAGGCTGTGCAATAAAACTGTATGTCATCAAAATTAA
- a CDS encoding aldehyde dehydrogenase, with product MKKITQQDWEARAKQLTFPSQAFINGQWQTAQEGGHFNCTSPIDGQILTEITNCTQPDVDIAVTAARDAFKQQVWSGLTPAKRKKILFKLAKLIVQHQEELALLETLDMGKPINDSLTIDIPAAAQCFQWHAEAIDKVYGEVAPTPADTIGLITREPVGVVGAIVPWNFPLLMACWKVAPALATGNSVILKPSEKSPLTALKLAELAHQAGVPAGVFNVLPGLGEDTGKPIALHPDIDTLAFTGSSHTGKQLLVYAGQSNMKRVWIEAGGKSPNIVFADAPDLSVAAKAAAEAICFNQGEVCTAGSRLLVESSIQAEFLELVQQELSNWQPGHPLNPETQIGAIVDQSQLQTILNYIQLGKEEGAHLMVGGSQCLQDSGGLFVEPTIFGNVSNSMHIAQEEIFGPVLSCIGFDSTEEAINIANDTQYGLAAAVWSKDISKAHRVAKALRAGSVWINQYDGGDMTAPFGGYKQSGNGRDKSLHAFDKYTEIKATWINIQK from the coding sequence ATGAAAAAAATAACCCAACAGGACTGGGAAGCCCGTGCTAAACAACTCACTTTTCCTTCCCAAGCTTTTATTAACGGACAATGGCAAACAGCACAAGAGGGAGGGCATTTTAACTGCACAAGCCCAATTGATGGCCAAATTCTTACTGAGATAACCAATTGCACACAGCCCGATGTAGATATAGCTGTTACAGCAGCAAGGGATGCTTTTAAACAACAAGTTTGGTCTGGATTAACCCCTGCCAAGCGCAAAAAAATACTATTCAAATTGGCTAAGTTAATTGTTCAGCACCAGGAAGAGCTAGCTTTATTAGAAACCCTAGATATGGGAAAGCCTATTAATGACAGCCTAACAATTGACATACCTGCAGCTGCTCAATGTTTTCAATGGCATGCAGAAGCTATTGATAAAGTATATGGAGAAGTTGCACCTACACCTGCAGATACAATAGGGTTAATCACTCGAGAGCCTGTTGGCGTGGTAGGCGCAATTGTACCTTGGAATTTTCCTCTGTTAATGGCTTGCTGGAAAGTCGCGCCTGCATTGGCAACCGGCAATAGCGTTATTTTAAAACCATCGGAAAAATCACCACTCACTGCATTAAAACTTGCAGAATTAGCCCACCAAGCTGGTGTTCCTGCTGGTGTATTTAATGTACTACCAGGGCTGGGTGAAGACACAGGAAAACCTATAGCTCTTCACCCTGATATTGACACCTTAGCGTTTACTGGCTCTAGCCACACAGGTAAACAACTGCTGGTGTACGCCGGCCAGTCCAATATGAAACGAGTATGGATCGAAGCGGGTGGTAAAAGCCCCAATATTGTCTTTGCCGATGCTCCTGATTTATCTGTTGCAGCCAAAGCAGCAGCTGAGGCCATTTGCTTTAATCAGGGCGAAGTTTGCACAGCAGGCTCACGGTTATTAGTAGAAAGTAGTATTCAAGCCGAATTTCTTGAGTTAGTGCAGCAAGAGTTATCAAACTGGCAGCCAGGCCACCCCTTAAACCCAGAAACTCAAATAGGAGCTATTGTTGACCAATCCCAACTGCAAACCATTTTAAACTATATACAGCTAGGTAAAGAAGAAGGAGCCCATCTAATGGTGGGTGGTAGCCAGTGTTTACAAGACAGTGGCGGTTTATTTGTAGAGCCCACCATTTTTGGCAACGTCTCTAACAGTATGCATATAGCTCAAGAAGAAATTTTCGGTCCAGTATTATCTTGTATTGGATTTGACTCTACTGAAGAAGCAATCAATATTGCTAATGACACCCAATATGGACTAGCAGCCGCCGTATGGAGCAAAGATATTAGTAAAGCCCATCGGGTAGCTAAAGCATTACGTGCTGGATCAGTTTGGATTAACCAATACGATGGTGGAGATATGACAGCACCTTTTGGAGGTTACAAACAGTCAGGTAATGGTCGTGATAAATCCCTCCATGCTTTTGACAAATATACTGAAATTAAAGCTACCTGGATCAATATACAAAAATAA
- a CDS encoding vWA domain-containing protein translates to MKVSHFKQLAIGVVSSFMLVVSVASAKVNPVNLSVDLATPVLEADKAQKAFVKISLTGIKQNKDIAKRTPTNIAIVLDKSGSMQGNKIRHAREAAIMAINQLGRDDIVSVVTYDTTVSVVVPATKVTNKANIANMIRQVQANGSTALFAGVSKGADEIRKFISANRVNRVILLSDGLANVGPQSPSELGQLGASLAKEGISVTTIGLGLGYNEDLMTQLAGFSDGNHAFVENAQDLAKIFQSEFGDVLSVIAQGVNIEIHCTNGVRPIRILGREGEVIGNKVRTRLNQLYSTQEKYLILEVEVPPGKSGQQKDIASVQVSYNNMLNKKQEALSGLAVASFSKSKQEVTKSINKDVYEDSVEQVANEATQQAIRLRDEGNIPAAKAALKQSADYLAEESKVVKSEKLKKQQEEVLEDAAALESEADWNKNRKLLKEKQYKRAKQQSY, encoded by the coding sequence ATGAAAGTAAGCCATTTTAAACAGCTAGCCATTGGGGTGGTTAGTAGCTTTATGTTGGTAGTGAGCGTAGCGAGTGCAAAAGTAAACCCTGTAAACCTTTCTGTTGACTTAGCTACACCTGTATTAGAGGCTGATAAAGCCCAAAAAGCGTTTGTTAAAATTTCATTAACAGGTATTAAACAAAATAAAGATATTGCAAAAAGAACACCAACTAATATTGCAATTGTTTTGGATAAATCAGGCTCGATGCAAGGCAATAAAATTCGCCATGCCAGAGAGGCTGCAATTATGGCAATCAATCAGTTAGGGCGAGATGATATCGTTTCTGTCGTGACTTATGACACTACGGTGAGTGTTGTGGTTCCTGCGACAAAAGTAACTAATAAAGCCAATATCGCTAATATGATACGACAGGTTCAGGCAAATGGCTCAACCGCTTTATTTGCAGGGGTAAGTAAAGGAGCTGATGAAATACGTAAGTTTATCAGTGCAAATAGAGTAAACAGAGTTATTTTATTATCTGATGGGCTAGCAAATGTTGGGCCTCAATCTCCATCTGAGTTAGGCCAGCTGGGGGCATCCTTAGCTAAAGAAGGTATCAGTGTTACAACGATAGGATTAGGCTTGGGTTACAATGAAGACTTAATGACACAGCTTGCTGGCTTCAGTGATGGTAACCATGCATTTGTAGAAAATGCACAAGATTTGGCAAAAATCTTTCAAAGTGAATTTGGAGATGTGTTGTCAGTGATTGCTCAAGGGGTAAATATTGAAATTCATTGTACAAATGGTGTTCGTCCTATTCGTATCCTTGGTCGAGAAGGTGAGGTAATTGGCAATAAAGTAAGAACTCGGCTTAACCAGTTGTATAGTACTCAGGAAAAATATCTGATCTTAGAAGTAGAGGTGCCACCTGGCAAGTCTGGTCAACAAAAAGATATTGCTTCAGTCCAAGTCAGCTATAACAATATGCTGAATAAAAAGCAGGAGGCATTATCAGGGCTGGCTGTCGCGAGCTTTTCAAAATCTAAACAAGAGGTCACAAAATCAATTAACAAAGATGTCTATGAAGATTCTGTTGAGCAAGTAGCAAATGAAGCCACTCAGCAAGCTATTAGGTTGCGTGATGAGGGTAATATCCCTGCTGCAAAAGCAGCACTTAAGCAAAGTGCAGATTATCTTGCAGAAGAGTCAAAAGTAGTTAAGTCAGAAAAGCTGAAGAAACAACAGGAAGAAGTGTTAGAGGATGCCGCTGCACTAGAGTCTGAAGCTGACTGGAATAAAAACCGTAAACTGTTGAAAGAGAAGCAATATAAGCGGGCTAAACAGCAAAGCTATTAA
- a CDS encoding response regulator transcription factor, with protein MKVLIAEDDTFIREGLNDLLSNEGYSCILAENGQQAWQYFQSEQPDLVLLDIMMPEKDGYSLCREIRQVNQDIPVIFITAKSEEIDQVLGLELGADDYIMKPFGTREVVARIRAVTRRYLRSQAKVQQEKSFTIADLVVYPDELRAQRGEQVIDLSLRDIKILCLLYSEKGKVVGRDALFNHCWGRGYIASSRTLDQHISKLRKAIEVDPKNPLVVKTVHGVGYRIE; from the coding sequence ATGAAAGTATTAATAGCAGAAGATGATACCTTCATTCGTGAAGGACTAAATGATTTGCTTAGTAATGAAGGCTACAGTTGTATTCTCGCAGAAAATGGTCAACAAGCCTGGCAATACTTTCAATCAGAGCAGCCTGACTTAGTACTACTGGATATCATGATGCCAGAAAAAGATGGTTATAGCTTGTGCCGAGAGATTAGACAGGTTAACCAAGATATCCCTGTTATTTTTATTACTGCCAAATCGGAAGAAATTGATCAGGTGTTGGGCCTAGAGTTAGGGGCTGATGATTATATTATGAAGCCTTTTGGCACTCGGGAAGTCGTGGCAAGAATTCGAGCAGTTACTAGGCGCTATTTGCGATCTCAGGCAAAAGTACAGCAGGAAAAGTCATTTACAATTGCTGATTTAGTGGTTTACCCAGATGAGTTGAGAGCGCAAAGAGGAGAGCAAGTTATTGACTTAAGTTTACGAGATATCAAAATTTTATGTTTATTGTACTCAGAAAAAGGGAAAGTAGTGGGTAGAGATGCTCTGTTTAATCATTGCTGGGGGCGTGGGTATATTGCTTCAAGTCGTACTCTTGACCAGCATATATCAAAGCTGCGCAAGGCAATAGAAGTGGACCCTAAAAACCCTCTAGTAGTGAAAACAGTACATGGAGTTGGATATCGAATTGAATAA